One Azoarcus sp. DN11 DNA segment encodes these proteins:
- a CDS encoding type II toxin-antitoxin system VapC family toxin encodes MYLLDTNIISELRKGGRANPGVTAFFATLAAEDIYLSVQTVGEIRRGVETIRKRGDREQANRLEAWLDLVIADYSDRILGFDLDCAQVWGKLMSPSPQHPVDKQIAAIALIYDLTVVTRNTEDFESTGVRNINPFSSPQPIT; translated from the coding sequence ATGTACCTGCTCGACACCAACATCATCAGCGAGCTGCGCAAAGGCGGGCGCGCCAATCCCGGCGTTACCGCCTTTTTTGCGACTCTGGCAGCGGAAGACATCTATCTATCGGTGCAGACCGTCGGCGAGATTCGTCGCGGCGTCGAGACCATCCGTAAACGAGGTGACCGCGAGCAGGCGAATCGCCTCGAGGCCTGGCTGGACCTGGTGATTGCCGACTACTCGGACCGGATACTGGGCTTCGACCTCGACTGCGCGCAGGTATGGGGAAAGCTCATGTCGCCGAGTCCCCAGCATCCCGTCGACAAGCAGATTGCTGCCATTGCGCTCATCTACGACCTGACGGTGGTCACGCGTAACACGGAAGATTTCGAGTCCACCGGAGTGCGGAACATCAATCCCTTCAGCTCGCCTCAGCCGATAACCTGA
- a CDS encoding DUF429 domain-containing protein: MVFDSPLTVAGIDIGGTKKGCHLVVLHGNDIVCSIRSGDPDHLARTCQELGAVAVGIDSPCQWGQPQSGRRAEKMLAKERIFSFATPTRERAEANTSGFYGWMFCGERVYQALAATHPLLSDVGYAGGKVCFETFPHAITCAMLGTAEASAKRKRVQRRQLLRDAGIDPTPLKSIDAVDAALCALTATYVIAGRSEAYGDTEGGYIFVPASL, translated from the coding sequence ATGGTTTTCGATAGTCCGCTCACCGTGGCCGGCATCGACATCGGCGGGACCAAGAAGGGCTGTCACCTCGTCGTCCTGCACGGCAACGACATCGTCTGCAGCATCCGTAGCGGCGACCCTGACCATCTGGCGCGAACGTGCCAGGAGCTTGGTGCGGTAGCGGTCGGCATCGATTCGCCCTGCCAATGGGGGCAACCGCAATCGGGCCGGCGGGCGGAAAAGATGCTCGCCAAGGAGCGGATATTTTCCTTCGCGACGCCGACGCGGGAGCGCGCTGAGGCGAACACGTCTGGGTTCTATGGCTGGATGTTCTGCGGTGAGCGCGTCTATCAGGCCCTGGCTGCCACCCACCCGCTGTTGAGTGACGTGGGCTACGCCGGCGGGAAGGTCTGCTTCGAGACGTTCCCGCATGCCATCACCTGCGCGATGCTTGGCACCGCCGAGGCCTCGGCGAAACGCAAGCGCGTGCAGCGCCGACAGCTGCTGAGGGATGCGGGCATTGACCCGACACCATTGAAATCCATTGATGCAGTGGATGCGGCCCTGTGCGCGCTGACCGCCACATATGTGATTGCCGGTCGGAGCGAGGCATACGGGGATACCGAGGGCGGCTACATTTTCGTTCCCGCCTCGCTGTAG
- a CDS encoding DNA-binding protein, translating into MATNLVVRNVEPEVAQALKEAAARHGRSAEAEHREILRVALSRPPRRTFKDVLAIMPDVGTDEDFNFRQG; encoded by the coding sequence ATGGCGACCAATCTTGTTGTGCGCAACGTCGAGCCCGAGGTCGCGCAGGCCTTGAAGGAGGCGGCGGCTCGGCACGGGCGTAGTGCTGAAGCGGAGCACCGCGAAATTTTGCGGGTGGCCCTTTCGCGACCGCCTCGCCGAACCTTCAAGGACGTGCTTGCGATCATGCCCGACGTGGGTACCGACGAAGACTTCAACTTCAGGCAGGGCTGA
- a CDS encoding type IV toxin-antitoxin system AbiEi family antitoxin: MSPDEALRHIQAQHRYHFEQAEFAALLGMAPTDLAVTGVLSRLSRKKRIVAAAKRTSGWVIVPPEYEHYGAPPVTWWLDDYMKRLEPRYYVGLLSAARYWGSAHYALQTTQVMVSRARRSAAVGVHRLDFTVKARLDETPTVVVRGDVAPWRVSTREATLLDLLRAQVSIGGVEAVARVSNDFAKDLNADEMTRALDGLDHTSTAQRLGFLLEALGHVGPARRIRKWMAPRRTVSVPLELQAPDDCALELNKDWGVLYAPGRLLFLDEIR, from the coding sequence ATGTCTCCTGACGAAGCACTTCGGCATATCCAGGCCCAGCACCGCTACCACTTCGAGCAAGCGGAATTCGCAGCGCTTCTCGGCATGGCTCCTACCGACCTCGCGGTCACCGGCGTGCTGTCCCGGCTCAGTCGGAAGAAGCGCATCGTCGCGGCCGCGAAACGGACCTCGGGTTGGGTCATCGTGCCGCCCGAATACGAGCACTACGGGGCGCCGCCCGTGACTTGGTGGTTGGACGACTACATGAAGCGGTTGGAACCGCGCTACTACGTCGGGCTACTTTCCGCAGCGCGTTACTGGGGGTCTGCCCATTACGCACTGCAGACCACCCAGGTGATGGTGAGCCGGGCGCGAAGGAGCGCCGCCGTAGGGGTGCATCGCCTCGACTTCACCGTAAAAGCGCGCCTGGATGAGACCCCGACAGTCGTGGTGCGCGGCGACGTGGCGCCGTGGCGTGTCAGCACGCGGGAGGCGACGCTGCTGGACCTGCTTCGTGCGCAGGTTTCCATCGGCGGCGTTGAAGCAGTGGCCAGGGTGTCGAACGACTTTGCGAAGGACCTGAATGCGGACGAGATGACCAGGGCGCTGGACGGCCTTGACCACACATCGACGGCGCAACGGCTGGGCTTTCTGCTGGAGGCGCTCGGACACGTCGGGCCGGCCAGACGAATTCGGAAGTGGATGGCCCCCCGTCGAACGGTGTCGGTGCCACTCGAGCTGCAGGCACCGGACGACTGTGCTTTGGAGTTGAATAAGGATTGGGGCGTCTTGTATGCCCCCGGCCGCCTGTTGTTCTTAGATGAGATTCGATGA
- a CDS encoding DDE-type integrase/transposase/recombinase has translation MDVVFERARKQAGKAALPRSLANPHAHIARLLAEDEERRKQAETQRYQNAEFVNVLYADTPVHGSRALQYVHMDHTELDIELVSLKTGKSLGRPWLSLAIDAFTRRIVGIYLSFDPPSYRSNMMLLRDIVRRHRRLPQFIVVDNGADFRSEDFKHFAELMRIHVRYCPAGNPRHGSVMERIFGRIHTEYIHNLAGNTNREGCAPSGSANQSSGISVASRACRRRASNGRPGWPNSRAWHHWTVTPWPLGAPCWASRAWRRNPTVGARAAWPRTKPTTLNRTCG, from the coding sequence TTGGACGTCGTCTTCGAACGGGCCAGGAAGCAGGCGGGGAAGGCAGCGCTCCCACGGTCGCTCGCGAATCCGCACGCGCACATCGCCCGTCTTCTCGCAGAAGACGAAGAGAGAAGAAAGCAGGCAGAAACGCAGCGCTACCAGAATGCCGAGTTCGTGAATGTGCTCTACGCCGATACGCCAGTCCACGGGTCGCGCGCACTCCAGTACGTTCACATGGACCACACGGAACTCGATATCGAACTGGTCTCACTGAAGACCGGCAAGTCGCTCGGTCGGCCATGGCTGTCGCTGGCCATCGACGCATTCACGCGGCGAATCGTGGGCATCTATCTCTCGTTCGACCCGCCGTCGTACCGCTCGAACATGATGCTCCTGCGCGACATCGTCCGTCGCCACCGCCGTTTGCCGCAGTTCATCGTCGTCGACAATGGGGCGGACTTCCGCAGCGAGGATTTCAAGCACTTCGCCGAACTGATGCGCATTCACGTCCGCTACTGTCCCGCCGGCAATCCGCGCCACGGTTCGGTCATGGAGCGCATCTTCGGACGCATTCACACCGAGTACATCCACAACTTGGCGGGTAACACGAACCGGGAAGGTTGTGCGCCCAGTGGGTCCGCAAACCAATCGTCTGGCATCAGCGTAGCTTCTCGAGCATGTCGCCGGAGAGCGAGCAATGGGCGGCCAGGCTGGCCGAACTCACGGGCATGGCATCACTGGACCGTCACACCCTGGCCCCTTGGCGCCCCGTGTTGGGCGTCCCGGGCTTGGCGCCGAAATCCGACCGTTGGTGCCCGTGCTGCCTGGCCGAGGACAAAGCCAACAACGTTGAACCGTACCTGCGGCTAG
- a CDS encoding nucleotidyl transferase AbiEii/AbiGii toxin family protein, giving the protein MISAREINVWRSCAPWLNDLMVEQDYLLCLAVAAIFEDPFLKSQLAMRGGTVLHKAHLAPASRYSEDIDLVLVGDRPAGHIKQALTRVLHPLLGKPNESVIATVTLAVRNLAAKSKLIRSTYIYDPHSKEGAMAKLKVEVNINERKSLFPLVPIQIEVPTGAGGVRKVEVLSYDLDEMLGTKLRALLQREHGRDLFDLWRAWDASQAAGADVRVNPARVGEAFRFYMAQEGSTLDSTKVRSELERRMSSRKFLTDMEGFLPSGITYSPRQACDVFFEVFLPHLDALG; this is encoded by the coding sequence ATGATATCCGCGCGCGAAATAAACGTCTGGCGCAGCTGCGCCCCGTGGCTGAACGACCTGATGGTCGAGCAGGACTACCTGCTCTGCCTGGCGGTCGCAGCCATTTTCGAAGACCCTTTCCTGAAGAGCCAGCTCGCGATGCGCGGTGGCACCGTACTGCACAAGGCGCACTTGGCGCCGGCCAGCCGCTACTCCGAGGACATCGATTTGGTCCTGGTAGGCGACCGGCCAGCCGGACACATCAAGCAAGCGCTCACGCGCGTACTGCACCCGCTGCTTGGCAAGCCGAACGAGTCCGTCATCGCCACGGTGACGCTCGCCGTCAGAAACCTGGCAGCCAAATCCAAGCTCATACGCAGCACCTACATCTACGACCCGCACAGCAAGGAAGGGGCGATGGCCAAGCTGAAGGTCGAGGTGAACATCAACGAGCGCAAGAGCCTGTTCCCCCTTGTGCCGATTCAAATCGAGGTGCCCACGGGCGCCGGCGGCGTCCGCAAGGTCGAGGTCTTGTCCTATGACTTGGACGAAATGCTGGGCACAAAGCTGCGTGCGCTCCTGCAGCGCGAACACGGGCGGGACCTCTTCGACCTGTGGCGAGCTTGGGACGCATCGCAAGCGGCGGGCGCCGATGTTCGGGTGAATCCTGCCCGCGTTGGGGAGGCTTTCCGCTTCTACATGGCGCAGGAGGGAAGCACCTTGGATTCCACGAAGGTGCGGAGCGAACTGGAGCGGCGGATGTCGTCGCGGAAGTTCCTGACCGACATGGAGGGATTCCTGCCAAGTGGAATTACCTACTCTCCTCGGCAGGCCTGCGACGTGTTTTTCGAGGTGTTTCTGCCGCACCTAGATGCTCTTGGCTAA